DNA sequence from the Pirellulales bacterium genome:
GCCGGCCCACCATTGGCGCGACGTCGATTACGGTGGGCCGGCGCTCGCAAGCTCGCTGGTCCCACCCTACAAATGCGCTCTCATCGGACTGCCAAGCTCGGCCAGCACGGCCTTGGCGACCAGATCCGAAGGCCGCCCTTCGCCGATCGCGGTCAACCTCCGCCAAAGCCGCTCACCCGCCGCCATTCGCTCGCGCATGCGCGGCGGACAGACCACAGCGGTGTCGGGGTCCGGCCGCAGCTCTGCCTGTCGGGCCGCCAGCGCCGCGCCCAACGCCTCGATCTCTTCCACGGTCTCAAAATCACTCAGGCCGACGACGAGCGGATTGTCGCGGCCCGACACCTTCGTGCGCGCGTCGGCCTTGTAGATCACAATCGGTTTGCCCAGCATCCAGGCCATCGCCGCTTCGGCCACGGCGCCTTCGTCGGGCACGCGGCCGTTCATGTTCATCACCAGCGATCCGCAACCGATCACGACTTGATAGACGTCGAGGGCGAAAATGGCCTCGTGCAGCAGCCGGCCGGCCGCCGCGGGGTCGTATCCCTGGGCCGCCAGATAGGGCTGCACTTTGGCGAATTCCAGCCCGTCGGCGTGGGGCACGAAGGGTTCAAAGCCGGCCCGCCGCAGACTGGCGGCAATGGCGCTCATCTCGCCACGTTCGGCCTCGTTGAACAGCGGCCCGGCACAGTAGACACGCCGGATCTCTCGGAGGGGATAGATGTACATGCCGCTTAAGGTTCTACTGCACGCGGGCAGGAGTGAAACATTGGCGGTGGCTGGGGCAGAGCCTGGCCACGTGGCGGCTGGCACTTCGTTCATCTTGGCGGCCAGGCGATGCCCCGGTTGGACGCACCGGGGCATCGCTTGGCCGCCACGCTGATGTAGGGCGCCAGCCGTGATCTGGCCAAGCTGTGCCCCAGCCACCGCTGTTCCTCGCGGCAAAACGTCTCACTCTCGGCCGCGTGAAGTGTATACGTAGGAAAGCTGGCCTGCAACTCGCCGCGAAATTCGGTAGAATCGAGGCACGTAAAATCGGGGGCACGATGTAAGAATGTAGCACGGAGGCCGCGCAAGGATGCTCATCACGCACTTTTCCCGCTCGATTTCAATGCCTCGATCCGCGCTTTTGCTTATGGCCGTCGCCGTCCTCGTCGAACCTCGCCCGTCGCGGACCGCGGCCGACGAACCCGTGCGCATCAACGTGACGCTCGATCCGGCCGCGGCCGAGCAACCGCTCACCGGCCGGCTGTTCGTCTATTGTTCGCGAAAACCGGCGGGCGAGCCGCGGTCCGGCCCCGATTGGTTCTCGCCCGAACCTTTCTTCGCCATCGACGTCGCCAATTTCAAGCCGGGGCTGACCCGCTTCCTCGACGACCGGGCCGACGGCTTTCCCGATCGCCTCTCGGCATTGCCGCCCGGCAAATACCGCGTGCAGGCCCTGCTCGACCAGGCGCTCGACACCAACAAATCTGCCGAGGCGGCCGGCAACGTCTATAGCGACGTGCGCGAGTGGCAACTCGACGAGCGCTCGCCCAGCATCGACCTGGTGCTC
Encoded proteins:
- a CDS encoding nucleoside 2-deoxyribosyltransferase; translation: MYIYPLREIRRVYCAGPLFNEAERGEMSAIAASLRRAGFEPFVPHADGLEFAKVQPYLAAQGYDPAAAGRLLHEAIFALDVYQVVIGCGSLVMNMNGRVPDEGAVAEAAMAWMLGKPIVIYKADARTKVSGRDNPLVVGLSDFETVEEIEALGAALAARQAELRPDPDTAVVCPPRMRERMAAGERLWRRLTAIGEGRPSDLVAKAVLAELGSPMRAHL